In the genome of Raphanus sativus cultivar WK10039 chromosome 4, ASM80110v3, whole genome shotgun sequence, one region contains:
- the LOC108838213 gene encoding uncharacterized protein LOC108838213 isoform X1: protein MDGLKVLASGFQIDEKVKIEKLVTSMEGVLVSRTSSDVNFVIVKNVLAAKYKYIGDFLRTEAFEREERFTMQYAPLVKHLSFSQKLFWISLLPLMTNVGPVCSEEASCCTELVTSVLE, encoded by the exons ATGGATGGTCTTAAGGTTCTTGCTTCTGGGTTTCAGATCGATGAAAAG GTCAAGATTGAGAAGCTAGTTACTTCCATGGAGGGAGTTTTGGTTTCCAGAACTTCTTCAGATGTCAACTTCGTCATTGTCAAGAACGTCCTAGCTGCTAAGTACAAG TACATAGGTGATTTCCTTAGAACGGAGGCTTTCGAGCGGGAGGAAAGATTTACTATGCAGTATGCACCTCTAGTGAAACATCTCTCCTTTTCCCAGAAATTGTTTTGGATCAGTCTTTTGCCTCTGATGACTAATG TGGGCCCTGTATGTTCAGAAGAAGCCAGTTGTTGCACTGAGTTGGTTACATCAGTGTTGGAATGA
- the LOC130510744 gene encoding uncharacterized protein At2g29880-like, whose product MEESQQEPQERGKGSYVQWSPQENKTLINLLLDCVAAGLRDSNGLFSKFTVERRILPTLNQMHGSTKTFQHYSNRMKILKTKYLNAAELLRFSSGFGWDSTTKRFTAPDEVWAEYIKAHPNYKKFRDETFEEFDDLKIIFERNLATGRNAIGLGDTTDARTTGIAETEKERPNYGEEFPFNAPENYESQSSFFGSPSNDTVEKLPVRKRQRTNFLYKADDPSIQKEGVEEASTGINALTTITQKLFNLIEERESRQKQEAEQREAEKKKNNLWEAIKEVSDLEDHVRHDTVKMIHQLGMKDVFISMSIDERYGWIKHNVIGF is encoded by the exons ATGGAAGAATCACAACAAGAACCACAAGAACGTGGAAAAGGTTCTTATGTTCAATGGAGTcctcaagaaaataaaactttgatAAATCTACTTTTAGATTGTGTTGCTGCAGGATTACGTGATAGTAATGGTTTATTCAGCAAATTCACAGTGGAGAGAAGAATCTTACCTACTCTCAATCAAATGCATGGGAGCACCAAAACTTTTCAACACTACTCAAACAGAATGAAGATTTTGAAAACAAAGTATTTAAATGCTGCTGAACTTCTTCGATTTAGTTCTGGGTTTGGATGGGATTCAACCACAAAACGGTTTACGGCTCCAGATGAAGTGTGGGCTGAATATATAAAG gcacatccaaattacaaaaaatttCGTGATGAAACCTTCGAAGAATTTGATGATCTCAAAATTATATTCGAAAGGAATTTAGCAACTGGCAGAAACGCGATTGGATTAGGTGATACCACTGATGCTCGAACAACTGGAATTGCGGAAACAGAAAAGGAACGTCCAAATTATGGTGAAGAATTTCCTTTTAATGCTCCAGAAAATTATGAATCACAATCATCTTTTTTTGGCAGTCCTTCAAATGATACTGTGGAAAAACTCCCAGTAAGAAAGAGGCAGAGAACTAATTTTCTCTACAAAGCTGATGATCCATCCATTCAAAAAGAAGGTGTAGAAGAAGCTAGCACAGGAATTAACGCCTTGACAACGATCACTCAGAAACTCTTCAACTTGATAGAAGAAAGAGAATCAAGACAAAAACAAGAAGCTGAACAAAGAGaagcagaaaagaaaaagaataatctATGGGAAGCTATCAAAGAAGTTTCTGATTTGGAAGACCATGTACGTCATGATACGGTTAAAATGATTCATCAACTGGGAATGAAAGATGTATTCATTAGTATGTCCATTGATGAACGCTATGGTTGGATTAAACATAATGTCATAGGGTTTTGA
- the LOC108838213 gene encoding uncharacterized protein LOC108838213 isoform X2, translating to MDGLKVLASGFQIDEKVKIEKLVTSMEGVLVSRTSSDVNFVIVKNVLAAKYKWALYVQKKPVVALSWLHQCWNEHSIV from the exons ATGGATGGTCTTAAGGTTCTTGCTTCTGGGTTTCAGATCGATGAAAAG GTCAAGATTGAGAAGCTAGTTACTTCCATGGAGGGAGTTTTGGTTTCCAGAACTTCTTCAGATGTCAACTTCGTCATTGTCAAGAACGTCCTAGCTGCTAAGTACAAG TGGGCCCTGTATGTTCAGAAGAAGCCAGTTGTTGCACTGAGTTGGTTACATCAGTGTTGGAATGAGCATAGCATCGTGTGA
- the LOC108856072 gene encoding tubby-like F-box protein 1 → MGRVRVSVDRGDVDVVQMAGGDKAEEDGDKSRDQPGPREFSNQCLIKRNKRTSTFYLYLTLTPSFTDKGKFLLAARRFRTGAYTEYIISLDFSLVDGEVSSGGKALYFSLTSLLIYVCACVFIL, encoded by the exons ATGGGGAGGGTACGTGTATCCGTGGATAGAGGCGATGTCGACGTCGTACAAATGGCTGGAGGAGATAAGGCTGAAGAGGATGGTGACAAGTCTCGTGACCAG CCAGGACCACGGGAGTTTTCAAATCAGTGCCTGATAAAGAGAAACAAGAGGACATCAACCTTCTACTTGTATCTCACCCTCACTCCAT CATTCACTGATAAGGGGAAGTTTCTTCTGGCGGCAAGAAGGTTCAGGACCGGAGCTTACACTGAGTACATTATATCACTTGACTTTTCACTAGTGGATGGGGAAGTTTCTTCTGGCGGCAAAGCTCTCTACTTTTCACTCACATCCCTACTAATCTATGTGTGTGCGTGTGTGTTTATTCTCTAA